CTGGTAAGTGAAACGAGCAAAGTGCAAGGAGAAGGATTTCAGATAGCGCAGGAAGCGATTGAGAATTTGTCGGGCGTTATACAGCAGTGCCAGGACCAGGGAAAGTTCCAGGGATTAGACAATAAGCATTTCACATTTATGACGCTGTCTTTGGTACATGGTATTTGTTCGTTGTACTGCAAAGACCGGATGTCAGGTTTTTTTGAAAAATCGAGTGAAGAGCTGATGCTGCGCGGATATGAAACTTTTATTGCATTGATAGACCAAAAATAGGGCAAGGAGTATTTAGATTTTAGTCAGAAAAAGTTAGCGTTAACATAGGGCCGGTTGTGACAGGATGCTTTCATCCTGAATGAATTGGCCTATTTTTTTAAATTATATTTGAACAGTGTTTAAAATTATTACAGTGAACAAATTTATAAAAACGTCCGGTGTTAGGAAAGCTGCGCTATCGCTTCCAATGCTTGCCATGCTGGCCTACCCGACCAAGGGCCAGAGCAGGCTGCAAGGTTACATCACCGAAGGGCTTGGGTCAAACCAAAGCATCAAACAGCAGAATTTTCTGCTGGAAAGAAACGTACTGGCCTTGGCGGAAGCCAAAACCATGTTTCTGCCCAGCGTGTCATTTTCTGCTACCTACACCAAGGCAACCGGCGGGCGGACGATTGATTTTCCGACCGGGGACCTTTTAAATGGGGTGTATTCCACCCTCAACCAGCTGACGACCACCAATGCTTTTCCTAATTTGCAAAACCAGAGTATCCAGCTGTTTCCCGACAATTTTTATGACGCAAAATTCCGGACCACACTGCCTGTCATTAACGCAGAACTGCTTTACAACAAGCGTATCAAAGGCAAGCAGGTAGATCTGCAAAGAGCGGAGGTGCTTGTCTATAAGCGCGAATTGGTCAAAGAAATCAAAACCGCTTACTATCAGTATGCTAAGGCGATTAATGCGGTTGAAATCTACGAATCTTCACTCAGCCTGGTGCAGGAGGGCAAGCGGATCAATCAGGTGCTTTTTGATAATGAGAAGGTGAACCGGACCGGGGTGATCCGTAGCGCCAATGAAGTGACCAAGATTAACGCATCGCTGATGGCCGCGAGAAAAACCAAAGAATCGGCCAGGTATTGTTTTAATTTTCTGCTCAACCGGCCGCTCACCGATAGTGTCCAGGTTGACTCCATTACCAGCCTGCCCGAACTTAGCGAGCTACTGGCTGGCGATGTAGCAGGCAGGGAAGAGCTCTACAAACTTAAAATTTCGCATGACATCAGTACCAACCTCACGGGCCTTGCCAAATCCTACGTCATCCCCAGAGTAGGAACGTTTATAGACCTGGGTTCGCAGGCATTTGAGTGGGATTTCAATACAAAGAGCCGTTACTATTTCTGGGGCGTGTCACTGGACTGGGACCTTTTTGCTTTTGGAAAGAATAATTACAAAATCAAAAAAGCAGTCGCTGAACAGAAAAGCATTTCGGCCCAGACAGACTACATCGCAAAGCAATTGCAAACGGAGCTGAAAGTACGCCAAAACCAGATGCAGAGTGCGATAGCACAGTACCAATCCGCCCGGTCGCAACTGAAAACGGCCCAAACCTACTACAACGACGTGCTGAAATTATACCGGGAAGGTGTGGCGATTTACATTGAATTGCTGGATGCGCAAAACCAGCTGATCAATGCCCGCCTGGATGCCAATATCGCGCTGTTTGACATCTGGATTAGCCATGCTTCGATCGAGCGCGCCAATGCCAGTTTTACTTTTCAATAATTAAAAAAAACATAGTCTATGAAAACGATACCATTACTGATGCTGGTAGCTGTGGCCTTTCTGGGCTGTAAGCAGACACCCAAAGAGAGGGTTCATTTGGAAGACAGGGAAGCGATTCCTGTTAAAGTCTCAGTGGTCAGCTCACTGGACGTTTCGGGAAATATCAGTGCCACAGGTCTTGTGAGCACAGAGCACGAAGCAAAGTATGGCTTTAAAATTGGGGGGGTGATCAGCCGTATTCTGGTCGAGGAAGGGCAATCGTTCAAAAAGGGGCAGCTATTGGCTGTTTTGAACGCCACAGAAATTGCGGCGGGACTGAGCCAGTCGAATCTGAATGTAGAAAAAGCGCAGCGCGACTATGACAGGGCGGTGAATCTGTACCGCGACAGTGTGTATACCAAAGAGCAGCTGCAGAATACCAAAACGCTTCTGGATATCGCCAAAAAAGGAGAGGAGACAATTTCCTTCAACAAGCAATACGCTAAGATCTATGCAGCCTCCGATGGTTTTGTAGCCCAGCGGCTGGCCTCGGAAGGAGAGGTGATCGCAGCCGGCAGCCCGGTCCTTGTTATCAATGAGACCAAACAGGACAAAAGCTTGCTGCTCAAAGTTGGGCTCACCGATAAGGAGTGGGCTTCTGTTTCAGTCGGACAAAAGGCAACGGTTACACTGGATGGTTATCCGGACAGACCGATTGAAGCCTATGTCCTGCGTAAATCTCAGACTGCCGACGTGGCCGCAGCCTCTTTTCAGGTGGAATTAAAACTAAAACTGACAGGCATCAGACCCGCCGTGGGCATGTTCGGCAAAGCGAAGATCGCTACCGGAAAGGCGCAGCATGTGATGAGCATTCCCTATGATGCGTTGGTGGAAGCGGATGGATACAGCGCCTATGCATTCATTTTGAATGGCACCTCAAAAGTAAAAAAGGTGGCTGTTGACATTGCCAGTTTCGACAACAAGACAGTGTATCTGAAAGAGGGGCTGAAAGCAACTGACCAGGTGGTTATTTCCAATAGCGCCTACCTGAACGAAGAATCCACCATTAAAGTAATACAGTAATCTCAGAGCAATGAAAATTACCAGTTTCGCTGTCAAAAATTATCAGTTCACCCTGATCATTTTCCTTCTGGTTGCTGTTGTCGGCGTGCTGACGCTGCTGACCATGCCACGTTCAGAAGACCCCACTACCCATCCGCCCCAATATCTGGTCACGGTAATCTACCCTGGCACGAGTCCCAAGGACATGGAAGAACAAGTGGTAAAACCCATAGAAAATAAGATTTACGGTCTGGAAAACATCGACAAGATCCTGACTACGGTGGAAGACGGCGTAGCGGCCATCCAGATCAAGTTCAAATATGGTGTCGATGTGGATAATAAGTACCAGGAAATTTCCACGGAAATCAACGCGTTGAAAAACAGCGAGCTTCCCAAGGAGATCTACCAGATCAAGACGGAGAAAATTGCGTCATCGGATGTGAAAATTATCCAGGTTGCGCTCATATCCAACACGGCGTCATCGAAAACATTGAGGGACCATGCGGATATCTTAAAGACCAAACTGGAAAAGATCACCAACCTGCGGGAAGTGAAATACACAGGGATGCCTGAGCAGGAAATACGGATTGATATGCAGCTGGATAAGCTCGCCCAGCTGAAAATACCCATGAACCTGGTTGTCGGGAGCCTGCAAAGTGAAGCGGCAGATATTCCGGGGGGGAGTATCCATATGGACAGCAAGGTTTTTAATGTCAAAACCAGCGGCAAGTTTAAAAATGCAGAAGATGTTGCCAATACGGTCATCTACAACGCCAACGGGAAAATAGTCTACCTCAGAGACGTGGCAAGGGTGAGCTATAAAGACGGCACGGTCAGCCACATCACCAGGATCAACGGGCAGCGCTGTATTTTGGTTACAGCCGCCATGAAAAACGATGTAGACATCAGTCAGGTTAAAAAAGAGTACACACCTGTACTGGAAGAGTTTACCCAGGCATTACCTGACAACATCAAAATGGTCAAAAACTTTGACCAGGCCGATATGGTTTCCAAGCGTCTGGGCCACCTTGGCTTTGATTTCGGGCTGGCCATCCTGCTTGTGATCGTAACGCTGCTGCCGCTGGGCTTCCGGCCATCGTTGATCGTGATGATCTCCATTCCGCTCTCGCTCGCCCTGGGGCTTATCGCGATGAACTTGCTTGGCTACTCGCTCAATCAGCTCAGTATTGTTGGTCTTGTCGTCGCATTGGGCCTTTTGGTTGACGACAGCATCGTCGTGGTTGAAAACATTGAAAGGTGGCTCAGGGAGGGACATTCCAGAAAGGATGCTGTCCTGAAAGGCACACGGCAGATCGGGGCAGCCGTGGTTGGCTGCACTGCCACACTTGTCATTGCATTTTTACCGTTGGCTTTTTTGCCTGACATGGCCGGGGAGTTCATCCGCAGTCTTCCGATGGCGATCATCACCAGCGTACTGGCATCGATGATCGTAGCGCTCACGCTGGTCCCTTTTATCGGAAGCAAGATCCTGAAAACCCACGAGCACGGAGAGGGAAATTACTTCCTTCGGAAATTGCAGGGCTTTCTGACCTTTTCCTACCGTGGCATCATGCCCCTGGCCCTCAGGTGGCCTAAGGTAACGATTGGTATATCGCTCGCATTGAGCGTACTGGCGTTTTTGCTGTTCCCACTGGCAGGGTTTAAACTCTTCCCTACCTCGGAAAAACCCATGTTTCTGATCAACATTAAAATGCCCCTGCAAGCCAACATCCCCGAAAGTGACCGGGCTACAAGGCTAGTGGAAACGGAGCTGAAAAAGCATGAAGAAATCATTTATTACACCTCCAACGTGGGAAAAGGCAACCCGCAAATATATTATAATGTTCACCAGCAGGATATCAAACCGGATTTTGCACAGATTTTCGTGCAGCTCCAAGAGGAAACAAGCCCTATTGCCAAGACGCAGCTGATCAAAAGATTAAGGGGCAAGTTTAGTGATTTTCCTTACGCCAAAATAGAGGTAAAGGATTTTGATCAGGGTACCCCGATTGAAGCCAATATCGTGGTCAGGGTTTTCGGCGACAACCAGGACACGCTGCGCACGCTTACCTTCAAAGTGGAAGAAATACTACGCAAGCACCCGGGTACCTTTTTCATTAACAACGAGCTCAATTCCTATAAGTCGGATGTGAAGATCCGCATTGACAAGGAAAAAGCCAGGACATTGGGCGTAATGACCAGTGACATCGATAAGGTGATCAGAATGGCCGTTGCCGGACTGAATGTAGGAGATTACATTGATGACAGGGGTGATGCGAGAAATGTGGTCATCACCATCCCGCGCGACAAGTTCTCCAATCTGGATGCTCTCAGGAACCTATACGTGAGCAGCATCCAGGGTGTCCCAATCCAGGTAGATCAGATTGCGAGCATCGGCTTTGAAACCTCGCCAACTGCCATCAACCACTTCAACAAATCGCGGTTTGCCAAGGTTACTTCGCTGACAAAGGACAACATGCTGGCCAATGATATTTTGAAAGATGTTGTACCTGAGCTCAACAAATTGAAAATGCCCAAGGGCTACTATTACAAATTGTCGGGTGAGGCCGAATCAGAAGGCGACGCGCTGGGCGGGAATTTCCTTTCGGTCATCATTTTGAGCACATTCCTGTTTATTGGCGTGCTGCTCTTGCAGTTCAAGACCTTCAAGGGCATCATTATCGTTTTATCGATCATCCCGCTGGGCGTTTTGGGTGGGGTGGTGTTTCTGCTGATGACCGGAAATCCGATGTCGCTTGTTTCGATCATCGGTTTCATCGGACTCTCAGGTATACAGGTCAAAAACTCGCTGCTGCTCGTCGACTTTACCAACCAGCTCAGAGCCGAAGGTAAAAGTATAGAGGAAGCCATCAGCATTGCCGGGGAAACCAGGTTTTTGCCTGTGGTACTTACATCGATAACGGCCATTTGCGGTCTGATCCCAATCGCGATGAACCCCAATCCGCAGATCGCCCCACTTGCCATTGTATTGATCGGAGGATTGATCAGCTCAACGATATTATCGCGGATCGTTACCCCGGTGATGTATAAGCTCATCCCGCCAAGTATTGATAGTGATGATCACTGATGTAAGGCAACGCTTGGTCAGATGGGTTTACATGCAGTACGCGACATATCAAGATGCTCATTTTTTAACATAGTGCATCATCTTGAATGTCCCCAATAAGATAAAACGCAAATTCAAACAATACTAATCTAAATTTTACCGAACATGAAAGAATACATATTGCTCACCGGGGCATCATCCGGCATTGGCTATGAGATGGCCAATCAATTGGCGTCGAAAAAATTCAACCTGATCTTGGTGGCCCGCACCGAATCCAAATTGCGGCAGATGCAGGCTGAACTAACAAGTAAGCACGGCATAGAAGTTGAGTATTACGCTACCGACCTCTCTGATGTAGGTGCTGCTATGAACCTTCATAAAGCGGTGCAACTGGAAAATTTTATAATAACCCACCTGGTCAATAATGCTGGTGTGGGCAACTATGGCCATTTTACAGAAACGCCTTTGGAGGAAGAACTGAGCATGATCCAGTTAAACATTTCCAGTCTGGTGGTACTTACCAAGCTCTTTGCACAGGATATGGTCAGCCGCAAGTCCGGCCGGATCATGAATGTAGGCTCAGTGGTTTCATTTTTACCAATGCCTTATTTCTCTGTTTATTCTGCTACCAAAGCTTTTGTAAAGGCATTCAGCGAAACACTTGATGCAGAATTGGACGGCACTGGTGTTACGGTCATATCGCTATATCCAGGTACGGTAGATACTGGTTTTACAACTGCTCAGATGGCATCTACCAATCTTCACAAAACCAAAGCCATGCATCCCAAAGAAGTGGCAATACAAGGTGTAGCGCATCTGTTGGCGGGAGATGGAAAGAAAGTAGTTGGTTTTCAGAACTGGGTAAACTCTAAACTCCCAAATTTTGTGCCTGATCGTATTATGATGAAGATTAAGAAAGGGTTGGCCAGTCAGAAATAGCAACAGCTTATAAATTATACAAAAGCCACCAAGCTGCTGAACCCGACACGTTCATCCTGCCAAAACCGTCAATCCTTTGGCTGATGCATTCATTGCATGGATCAATAATTTCTCATGATGTATGCAGGTCCATCATCAGTTCGAAAATTTACAAGTGTCACACCAATTAACCTTTAAGGATGGGCATACCGGAAAGAAAGCTACGGGAGCGCGAAGCAATGAAAAAAATAATCCTTGACGCCGCGTATGATTTATATTCACAGAAAGGCCTGGATTTTACGACCATACGTAAAATTGCTGAGAAAATAGATTACAGCCCCACAACGATCTATCTGTATTATCCAAGTAAGGATCTGATATTTTATGATATGCAGAAGTTGGCATTTGAAAGTCTGCTTACAGCTTTACGGTCTGTTGATCCTGCTAAAAACGCATCCGATACTTTAAAGGATCTCGCGAAAATTTATATTGATTTTGGTGTACAGAACCCAGAAAAATACGATTTGATGTTCCTACTGCATTCCCCAATGAGAAGGATTCCGTCAGATCAGCTCTGGGAGAATTTCAAGGAAACCTTCGAAATTTTGCAGCGTACATTAAAGGAATGTATAACCTGGAAATCTGTGACCTACACGGATCCGCTTACCGGTTCAGTGCAGTTCTGGGGTTTTCTACATGGGCTTACTTCTCTGTATTTAAAGGATCGGTTTGCTTATTTTTGTGGCACAGAACCTGAGGACTTAGCCCCTGTTTATCAGGCGTGTGAGCAGTATCTGAGCAGTATCAGTGCCTATGCAGTCCGTAAGGCAGGTTAGATCGATTAATCAGATGCGTTGATTGCGATGACCAGTTTATAACTGGTCGAAGGAGCGGCGGTGTTTTGATGCCTGAAGAGGTGTAGTTTTTGTTATTTGGAATTATAAGATTAAATTTATCTAGCTGATGCTAAGCCGGATGGCACCCTATATGGGCGTTGTGCCTTTCGGGAATCAATGGACTTTTTATAGCGTAGTTATGGCAATTTTTATGGACCGCCACGATGTTACCGAGGCCACAACGGCAGAGCATGTCGCGCAATTGCATCAGCAAGATTTGAAGGTACAGGATCAGTTTGGATGCAGGGGGATGACTTATTGGTTCGATCAGAAAAGAAAGACCGCATTTTGCCTGATAGAAGCACCAGACAAAAATGCTATATTCAGAATGCACAACCATGCTCATGGCCAAGTTCCCCACAAAATCATAGAAGTTGACCCAGGTATCGTCGAATCGTTTTTGGGAAGGATCCAGGATCCCGAGAAAGCACAGGACACAGCACTGAATATTATAAATGAGCCTGCTTTCAGGACTATTATGGTTTTGAAGTTAAAGCCAGGTTCGCTTAAACCAAGGGCTTCATTGACGCCTTTATTAGGCGACTACCTTGATCCAATCGTTGATATGCTCAATAAGGCCGGCGGGGATATAGTTCGGCAGAACGAAGGCAGTTTTTTGGTTTCCTTCAAATCCGTCACCAAGGC
The genomic region above belongs to Dyadobacter pollutisoli and contains:
- a CDS encoding SDR family NAD(P)-dependent oxidoreductase is translated as MKEYILLTGASSGIGYEMANQLASKKFNLILVARTESKLRQMQAELTSKHGIEVEYYATDLSDVGAAMNLHKAVQLENFIITHLVNNAGVGNYGHFTETPLEEELSMIQLNISSLVVLTKLFAQDMVSRKSGRIMNVGSVVSFLPMPYFSVYSATKAFVKAFSETLDAELDGTGVTVISLYPGTVDTGFTTAQMASTNLHKTKAMHPKEVAIQGVAHLLAGDGKKVVGFQNWVNSKLPNFVPDRIMMKIKKGLASQK
- a CDS encoding TolC family protein, whose protein sequence is MNKFIKTSGVRKAALSLPMLAMLAYPTKGQSRLQGYITEGLGSNQSIKQQNFLLERNVLALAEAKTMFLPSVSFSATYTKATGGRTIDFPTGDLLNGVYSTLNQLTTTNAFPNLQNQSIQLFPDNFYDAKFRTTLPVINAELLYNKRIKGKQVDLQRAEVLVYKRELVKEIKTAYYQYAKAINAVEIYESSLSLVQEGKRINQVLFDNEKVNRTGVIRSANEVTKINASLMAARKTKESARYCFNFLLNRPLTDSVQVDSITSLPELSELLAGDVAGREELYKLKISHDISTNLTGLAKSYVIPRVGTFIDLGSQAFEWDFNTKSRYYFWGVSLDWDLFAFGKNNYKIKKAVAEQKSISAQTDYIAKQLQTELKVRQNQMQSAIAQYQSARSQLKTAQTYYNDVLKLYREGVAIYIELLDAQNQLINARLDANIALFDIWISHASIERANASFTFQ
- a CDS encoding efflux RND transporter periplasmic adaptor subunit translates to MKTIPLLMLVAVAFLGCKQTPKERVHLEDREAIPVKVSVVSSLDVSGNISATGLVSTEHEAKYGFKIGGVISRILVEEGQSFKKGQLLAVLNATEIAAGLSQSNLNVEKAQRDYDRAVNLYRDSVYTKEQLQNTKTLLDIAKKGEETISFNKQYAKIYAASDGFVAQRLASEGEVIAAGSPVLVINETKQDKSLLLKVGLTDKEWASVSVGQKATVTLDGYPDRPIEAYVLRKSQTADVAAASFQVELKLKLTGIRPAVGMFGKAKIATGKAQHVMSIPYDALVEADGYSAYAFILNGTSKVKKVAVDIASFDNKTVYLKEGLKATDQVVISNSAYLNEESTIKVIQ
- a CDS encoding TetR/AcrR family transcriptional regulator, with product MGIPERKLREREAMKKIILDAAYDLYSQKGLDFTTIRKIAEKIDYSPTTIYLYYPSKDLIFYDMQKLAFESLLTALRSVDPAKNASDTLKDLAKIYIDFGVQNPEKYDLMFLLHSPMRRIPSDQLWENFKETFEILQRTLKECITWKSVTYTDPLTGSVQFWGFLHGLTSLYLKDRFAYFCGTEPEDLAPVYQACEQYLSSISAYAVRKAG
- a CDS encoding efflux RND transporter permease subunit, whose protein sequence is MKITSFAVKNYQFTLIIFLLVAVVGVLTLLTMPRSEDPTTHPPQYLVTVIYPGTSPKDMEEQVVKPIENKIYGLENIDKILTTVEDGVAAIQIKFKYGVDVDNKYQEISTEINALKNSELPKEIYQIKTEKIASSDVKIIQVALISNTASSKTLRDHADILKTKLEKITNLREVKYTGMPEQEIRIDMQLDKLAQLKIPMNLVVGSLQSEAADIPGGSIHMDSKVFNVKTSGKFKNAEDVANTVIYNANGKIVYLRDVARVSYKDGTVSHITRINGQRCILVTAAMKNDVDISQVKKEYTPVLEEFTQALPDNIKMVKNFDQADMVSKRLGHLGFDFGLAILLVIVTLLPLGFRPSLIVMISIPLSLALGLIAMNLLGYSLNQLSIVGLVVALGLLVDDSIVVVENIERWLREGHSRKDAVLKGTRQIGAAVVGCTATLVIAFLPLAFLPDMAGEFIRSLPMAIITSVLASMIVALTLVPFIGSKILKTHEHGEGNYFLRKLQGFLTFSYRGIMPLALRWPKVTIGISLALSVLAFLLFPLAGFKLFPTSEKPMFLINIKMPLQANIPESDRATRLVETELKKHEEIIYYTSNVGKGNPQIYYNVHQQDIKPDFAQIFVQLQEETSPIAKTQLIKRLRGKFSDFPYAKIEVKDFDQGTPIEANIVVRVFGDNQDTLRTLTFKVEEILRKHPGTFFINNELNSYKSDVKIRIDKEKARTLGVMTSDIDKVIRMAVAGLNVGDYIDDRGDARNVVITIPRDKFSNLDALRNLYVSSIQGVPIQVDQIASIGFETSPTAINHFNKSRFAKVTSLTKDNMLANDILKDVVPELNKLKMPKGYYYKLSGEAESEGDALGGNFLSVIILSTFLFIGVLLLQFKTFKGIIIVLSIIPLGVLGGVVFLLMTGNPMSLVSIIGFIGLSGIQVKNSLLLVDFTNQLRAEGKSIEEAISIAGETRFLPVVLTSITAICGLIPIAMNPNPQIAPLAIVLIGGLISSTILSRIVTPVMYKLIPPSIDSDDH